The following proteins come from a genomic window of Paenibacillus swuensis:
- a CDS encoding polysaccharide pyruvyl transferase family protein translates to MKITIMNAYTWYNKGDAGILMGHLNEINAVVDKPEIHILSFTPEVDYSRYSKLPNVKSVKTNLLNPYPFKKTKIGKLIAISKLAFISVYQMIMFFLFRGLFINNHASLKTLKDSDLIIVCGGGFLGGNKFNSLIHLHQIFLATFLKRKVVLWGTSVEPPTNKIIKKITETVLKRLDYVYPREDVTVKYFQTFLNKDKFAFTPDLAFMVPKQSSPLVDEIFSRLPQDKTLIGLTVRKWHFPKSADKEAAAAKYKESVVTLIRRISQEKNASFVFIPQVIFDGDDDRIIANEIKAMLPDKVKESFIILTEDLSPSEIKELISRFYIFVGTRMHSNIFATGAEIPTVAIAYEKKTNGIMQMLDLNPYVVNIEDITPTNIVEMVHHCLRSRERLHEHLGRKIPQIQSLIRNKSAFLGEITNEDHHFVAQRANQLST, encoded by the coding sequence ATGAAAATTACAATCATGAACGCCTACACATGGTACAACAAAGGTGATGCCGGCATTCTGATGGGGCATTTGAACGAGATCAACGCCGTGGTGGATAAACCGGAAATCCATATTCTATCCTTCACACCGGAAGTGGATTATTCCCGTTACAGCAAGCTGCCCAATGTGAAATCGGTAAAGACCAACCTGCTGAATCCTTATCCGTTCAAAAAAACCAAGATCGGAAAGCTCATCGCGATCAGCAAACTGGCATTCATTTCGGTCTACCAGATGATTATGTTCTTCCTGTTCCGCGGACTCTTCATTAACAATCATGCTTCGTTGAAGACGTTGAAGGACAGCGACCTCATCATCGTATGCGGCGGCGGCTTCCTGGGCGGTAACAAGTTTAACAGCTTGATTCATTTGCACCAGATTTTCCTGGCCACCTTCCTCAAACGCAAAGTCGTGTTATGGGGAACCTCCGTTGAGCCCCCGACGAACAAAATCATTAAGAAAATTACCGAAACCGTGTTGAAGCGTCTGGATTATGTTTATCCTCGCGAAGATGTAACGGTGAAATACTTCCAGACTTTTTTGAACAAAGATAAATTCGCATTTACGCCGGATCTGGCCTTTATGGTACCGAAACAAAGCAGCCCGTTGGTGGATGAGATCTTCAGCCGTCTGCCGCAAGACAAGACGCTGATCGGTCTGACTGTTCGGAAATGGCATTTCCCGAAAAGCGCCGATAAAGAAGCGGCAGCGGCCAAGTACAAGGAGTCCGTTGTTACCCTGATTCGCCGTATTTCCCAGGAAAAGAACGCAAGCTTCGTGTTTATCCCGCAGGTTATTTTTGACGGGGACGACGATCGTATTATCGCGAACGAAATTAAAGCGATGCTGCCGGATAAGGTCAAAGAAAGCTTCATTATTCTGACTGAAGATTTGTCGCCAAGCGAAATTAAAGAGCTGATCTCCCGTTTCTACATTTTCGTGGGTACGCGGATGCACTCCAACATTTTTGCCACAGGCGCTGAAATCCCTACGGTTGCGATTGCGTACGAGAAGAAAACAAACGGGATCATGCAGATGCTGGACCTGAACCCTTATGTAGTGAACATCGAAGATATCACACCTACGAATATTGTGGAAATGGTGCATCATTGCCTGCGTTCCCGCGAACGTCTGCACGAGCACTTGGGTCGCAAGATTCCTCAGATCCAATCCCTGATTCGTAACAAATCTGCTTTCTTGGGGGAAATCACGAATGAAGATCACCATTTTGTCGCTCAGAGGGCCAACCAATTATCCACATAA
- a CDS encoding O-antigen polymerase, with the protein MNDRPMHSTNVWWLNPAVLLGMFGTLIISGAMAIPAENYHIYYRVTKYIQLNNVVYALMPLLSFILGCLLAMMLWKSLRKNTAFYSNFDRQAGFYRKVIFALFGITLLGYMLWGLMLVQNGATPATFIAVLTGEQGAIFDIKHKFMTKVSGVTSLTNFCVPFMVLAVYYTYLYKDKTIKKMIVVIFLLAVFRAIFFSERLAILELLVPGMVIYVVMRLREGKKIRFISTFPLIGFLFVITLFGIGEYFRSWINYYVNVYPSYFDFITTRFMGYYVNALNTGMLYLQELGAGSNPFPFFTLEWLWKFPLMDSVYTGTWYVNPEDTVKNVLYTMGNPEYNNPSGMMLPYQDYGIIGTGTFFLLLGIITGSIYTLFQKGYMFGAFLYPIWFLGLTELPRYIYFTSGRFFPAWLSFFAILVMVAIRIRLSMNPNKQLLPRNGEKPNYENYNHERLHMVQQR; encoded by the coding sequence GTGAACGATCGTCCAATGCACAGCACCAACGTATGGTGGTTGAACCCGGCCGTCCTGCTCGGTATGTTCGGCACCTTGATCATCTCTGGCGCGATGGCGATTCCTGCGGAGAATTACCATATCTACTATAGAGTTACAAAGTATATACAGTTAAACAACGTGGTCTATGCCTTAATGCCGCTGTTGTCGTTCATTCTCGGCTGCCTGCTGGCCATGATGCTGTGGAAGTCGCTAAGAAAAAACACAGCCTTCTACAGCAACTTCGACCGGCAAGCAGGCTTTTACCGCAAGGTCATATTCGCCTTGTTCGGCATAACGCTGCTCGGCTATATGCTCTGGGGACTGATGCTGGTTCAGAACGGCGCGACACCCGCAACATTCATTGCTGTACTTACCGGGGAGCAAGGCGCCATCTTCGACATTAAGCATAAGTTCATGACGAAGGTATCGGGGGTTACGTCGCTTACGAATTTCTGCGTACCCTTCATGGTGCTTGCGGTGTACTACACCTATTTGTACAAGGATAAAACAATTAAGAAGATGATTGTCGTCATTTTCTTGCTGGCGGTGTTTCGGGCCATCTTCTTCTCGGAACGGTTAGCGATTCTGGAGCTGCTGGTGCCGGGTATGGTCATTTACGTAGTGATGCGCCTGCGCGAAGGAAAGAAGATTCGGTTCATCTCCACCTTTCCGTTGATCGGTTTTCTCTTCGTCATTACCCTGTTTGGCATCGGGGAGTATTTCCGGTCATGGATCAACTACTACGTAAACGTGTATCCGTCGTACTTCGATTTTATCACTACCCGGTTCATGGGTTACTACGTGAACGCGCTCAACACCGGCATGCTGTATCTGCAGGAGCTGGGTGCGGGGTCGAATCCCTTTCCTTTCTTCACACTGGAATGGCTTTGGAAATTCCCGTTAATGGATTCGGTGTACACGGGCACATGGTATGTCAATCCGGAAGATACGGTCAAGAATGTGCTGTACACGATGGGCAATCCTGAGTATAACAATCCGTCAGGCATGATGTTACCCTACCAGGACTACGGCATCATCGGCACGGGAACGTTCTTCCTGCTGCTGGGCATCATTACAGGTTCGATCTATACGTTGTTTCAAAAAGGGTATATGTTCGGCGCGTTCCTGTATCCGATCTGGTTTCTGGGACTTACGGAGCTTCCGAGATACATTTATTTTACCTCCGGAAGATTTTTTCCGGCATGGCTTTCCTTCTTCGCCATCCTCGTGATGGTCGCTATTCGAATAAGACTTAGCATGAACCCAAATAAACAACTATTGCCAAGGAACGGGGAGAAACCAAATTATGAAAATTACAATCATGAACGCCTACACATGGTACAACAAAGGTGA
- a CDS encoding sugar transferase: protein MVNPNNEAIRLTRKTESAGYLMMKRIMDICGASIGLLLALPLFALVAILIKWEDPKGPVFFKQKRIGKNENPFMMFKFRSMVTDAEKLLDKLLEQNEVSGAMFKMKNDPRVTRIGAFIRKTSIDELPQLWNVLKGEMSLVGPRPPLQREVDEYTAYQKQRLTVTPGCTGLWQCGARNSVGFEEMVELDLQYIRTKSIKNDIMIILKTIKALTGSKNAF, encoded by the coding sequence ATGGTCAATCCAAACAATGAGGCGATTAGGCTAACCCGCAAGACGGAGAGCGCAGGCTATCTCATGATGAAACGGATCATGGATATCTGCGGAGCTTCCATCGGATTGCTGCTGGCACTGCCATTGTTCGCATTAGTAGCGATCCTCATCAAGTGGGAGGATCCGAAGGGACCGGTATTCTTCAAACAGAAGAGGATCGGCAAGAACGAGAACCCGTTCATGATGTTTAAATTCCGTTCCATGGTTACAGATGCGGAGAAGTTACTTGATAAATTGCTGGAACAGAACGAAGTCAGCGGCGCCATGTTCAAGATGAAGAACGACCCGAGGGTAACCCGGATCGGCGCTTTCATCCGCAAGACCAGCATCGACGAGCTTCCGCAGTTGTGGAATGTGTTGAAAGGCGAGATGAGCCTTGTCGGACCGCGTCCGCCCTTACAGCGTGAAGTAGATGAATATACGGCTTATCAGAAACAACGCCTGACGGTTACCCCGGGTTGCACGGGATTATGGCAGTGCGGCGCGAGAAACTCCGTAGGCTTTGAAGAAATGGTGGAGCTGGATCTGCAGTATATCCGCACGAAGAGTATCAAGAACGACATTATGATTATTCTAAAAACAATTAAGGCGCTTACCGGTTCAAAGAACGCGTTCTAA
- the galU gene encoding UTP--glucose-1-phosphate uridylyltransferase GalU codes for MRKVKKAIIPAAGLGTRFLPATKAMPKEMLPIVDKPTIQYIVEECVASGIEDIIIVTGKGKRAIEDHFDNAFELEQNLMEKGKLALLDEVRRSSKVEIHYIRQKEPKGLGHAVWCARNFIGDEPFAVLLGDDIVRAETPCIRQLIQQYEQTQHSVIGVQPVSFEETNRYGIVDPIDSQGRLSTVRNFVEKPPIGKAPSNLAIMGRYVLTPGIFKYLALQETGAGGEIQLTDAIQRLNEEEGVYAYDFEGARYDVGEKLGFITTTLEFALLNKEIRFPLITAMEEILERVHMNSILTTRGEE; via the coding sequence ATGAGAAAAGTTAAAAAAGCAATTATCCCTGCTGCTGGTTTAGGTACAAGGTTTCTGCCGGCCACGAAAGCCATGCCCAAGGAAATGCTCCCGATTGTAGACAAGCCTACCATTCAGTACATTGTGGAGGAATGTGTAGCGTCAGGAATTGAAGACATTATTATCGTCACCGGTAAAGGCAAGCGCGCCATCGAAGATCACTTCGACAACGCATTCGAATTGGAACAGAATCTGATGGAAAAAGGAAAGTTAGCGTTACTGGACGAAGTGCGCCGTTCCTCCAAAGTAGAGATTCATTATATTCGTCAAAAAGAACCTAAAGGATTGGGACACGCCGTATGGTGCGCCCGTAACTTCATCGGCGATGAGCCGTTCGCCGTATTGCTCGGTGATGATATCGTAAGAGCGGAAACGCCATGCATCCGGCAACTGATTCAGCAGTATGAACAGACGCAGCATTCCGTAATCGGCGTTCAACCGGTTTCCTTTGAAGAAACGAACCGTTACGGCATCGTGGATCCGATTGATTCACAAGGAAGGCTCAGCACGGTGCGCAATTTCGTGGAGAAGCCGCCGATCGGCAAAGCGCCTTCCAACCTGGCTATCATGGGACGTTACGTACTGACTCCGGGCATCTTCAAGTATCTGGCTTTGCAAGAAACAGGAGCAGGCGGCGAAATTCAGCTGACCGATGCGATCCAACGGTTGAATGAAGAAGAAGGCGTGTACGCATACGACTTTGAAGGCGCAAGATACGATGTCGGTGAGAAGCTGGGTTTCATCACAACGACACTCGAGTTCGCGCTGCTAAATAAAGAAATTCGCTTTCCGCTGATTACCGCCATGGAGGAAATTCTGGAACGGGTTCACATGAACTCTATATTAACGACACGGGGTGAAGAGTAA
- a CDS encoding CpsD/CapB family tyrosine-protein kinase, with protein sequence MRQSTSNQILITESNPHSPISEAYRSLRTNIQFSAIDTSVQVVMVGSAVPGEGKSTTAANLAIVYAQEGKKVLLMDCDLRKPTVHARFAVHNRNGLTNVLSGNFTAKDIYRDTGVENLTVITSGPIPPNPSEMLASKKMTSLMEQFREEFDMIVLDTPPILAVTDALIVSSFSDGVLLVINSTTTKRSLVQKAKSSLDHVHANMLGVVLNNKKRADADTEYYYYYGADAK encoded by the coding sequence ATGCGACAATCAACCAGTAACCAGATTTTAATTACTGAAAGCAATCCTCATTCTCCTATATCGGAAGCCTACCGCAGCCTGCGTACAAACATTCAGTTTTCAGCCATTGATACTTCGGTGCAGGTGGTTATGGTGGGATCTGCTGTTCCGGGAGAAGGCAAGAGTACTACAGCTGCAAATCTGGCCATTGTCTACGCTCAGGAGGGGAAGAAAGTACTCCTGATGGATTGTGATTTGCGCAAACCAACGGTGCATGCCCGGTTTGCCGTTCATAACCGCAACGGCTTAACCAATGTACTATCCGGGAATTTCACCGCGAAAGATATATATCGGGACACAGGCGTGGAGAACCTCACAGTCATTACTTCAGGTCCTATACCGCCAAACCCGTCAGAAATGCTGGCATCTAAGAAGATGACATCCCTGATGGAACAATTTCGAGAAGAATTTGATATGATCGTCCTGGATACGCCTCCGATCCTAGCCGTGACAGACGCGTTAATCGTTTCTTCCTTCAGCGACGGTGTACTGCTGGTGATCAACTCGACGACAACGAAGAGGTCGCTGGTTCAGAAAGCGAAGTCAAGTCTTGACCATGTTCACGCGAATATGCTTGGAGTGGTACTCAACAACAAGAAGCGCGCGGATGCGGACACGGAGTACTACTATTATTACGGAGCCGATGCGAAGTAG
- a CDS encoding YveK family protein: METSELKDYVNTLKRRLWLIVAIVLITTIAAGLYSYMMIKPTYEASTKLIVNLREDSSMLGQTKLEERINSNMKLVDTYKEIIKTPAILDKVTAKYPQLETSVAQLNKKISVSSVNATQIMTVKVRDTSYEKAADTANAISVVFKEQIPSIMKIDNVMILNYATTEGVPVPVAPNKILNIIVAFVLSLILSVGLAFALELLDDTFKTERDVERFLGLNTLAVVHTMTKSDMAPKSTKHYKRVGEAGYATINQ, translated from the coding sequence ATGGAGACGAGTGAGTTGAAGGATTACGTGAACACATTAAAACGCAGATTGTGGCTGATTGTAGCGATTGTGTTAATCACAACAATCGCAGCTGGGTTGTACAGCTACATGATGATCAAGCCGACCTATGAGGCATCAACAAAGCTAATCGTTAATCTCAGGGAAGATTCTTCAATGCTCGGACAAACCAAACTGGAAGAGCGCATCAACTCCAATATGAAGCTGGTGGACACATATAAGGAGATTATTAAAACACCAGCGATCCTGGATAAGGTAACGGCTAAATATCCTCAACTGGAGACAAGCGTTGCACAGCTTAACAAGAAAATATCCGTAAGTTCGGTAAATGCCACACAAATCATGACCGTGAAGGTTCGGGATACCTCCTATGAGAAGGCGGCGGACACGGCGAACGCGATTTCCGTTGTGTTTAAAGAACAAATTCCTTCCATTATGAAGATTGACAACGTCATGATTCTGAATTACGCCACGACCGAGGGTGTACCGGTTCCCGTAGCTCCGAACAAGATTCTCAATATCATTGTAGCGTTTGTATTATCACTGATTCTGTCCGTTGGTCTGGCATTCGCTCTCGAACTGCTGGATGACACCTTTAAGACGGAAAGAGATGTGGAAAGGTTCTTGGGACTCAATACCTTGGCTGTCGTTCATACGATGACGAAAAGCGACATGGCTCCTAAATCGACGAAACACTACAAGAGAGTAGGTGAAGCGGGATATGCGACAATCAACCAGTAA
- a CDS encoding helix-turn-helix domain-containing protein: MPYGTIIHNLRERRGLTQEELSNRLGISRAALSHYETNRREPDYETLTKIADLFDVSIDYLIGRTHNPNNTLEPEVREFVDELELSDEELLKKYSLTIDGMKLTKDEAKRFIAFIRADRSIR, translated from the coding sequence ATGCCTTATGGGACGATCATTCACAACCTTCGGGAACGAAGAGGACTTACTCAGGAGGAACTATCCAACCGCCTGGGAATTTCTAGAGCTGCTTTATCCCATTACGAAACTAACCGCAGAGAGCCCGATTATGAAACGTTAACTAAAATTGCCGATCTATTCGACGTAAGCATTGACTATTTAATTGGCCGTACACATAATCCCAACAATACACTTGAGCCGGAAGTCAGGGAATTTGTTGATGAACTTGAACTTTCCGATGAGGAATTGCTGAAGAAGTATTCCCTCACGATTGATGGCATGAAGTTAACTAAGGATGAGGCCAAACGATTTATTGCTTTCATCCGAGCGGATAGGTCCATCCGTTAG
- a CDS encoding metallophosphoesterase, whose protein sequence is MLFPIILFFFAYLALNFYIGWNGYLLLDYYNNPIPPVLYWMIFTLIVFAYILGRTRIPGGGLGRGLKRVGSYYFAVMEFAILLLPLADFTVWILHSQHANASIYIPVIGWSVVGILTLLMLRGSWNARTPIVRTHHITISKRAGDLKQLRIAVASDLHLGDIVSNKHMEKLVRAVNLMKPDLLLLPGDIIDDVVEPFIRLNMPEALKRIQTTYGTYAILGNHEYYGGSMDRYIEVMRQTGIPVLRDEVVEVEGLFQIAGRKDKTAEAADPNGRLPVDVLLAQTNPELPIILLDHQPYHLDKAAAAGADVMLSGHTHRGQFAPNHWVTRRLFELDWGYKLKGSMHAFVSSGFGTWGPPIRLASRAEILEIVIHLEKR, encoded by the coding sequence ATGCTGTTTCCGATTATCCTGTTTTTCTTTGCATATCTCGCCCTGAATTTCTATATCGGCTGGAACGGATATCTGCTGCTTGACTATTATAATAACCCCATCCCACCAGTTCTGTATTGGATGATCTTTACTCTCATCGTGTTTGCTTATATTCTGGGTCGCACCCGAATCCCAGGCGGAGGGTTGGGGCGCGGGCTGAAGCGGGTGGGGTCATATTATTTTGCCGTGATGGAATTCGCCATTCTGTTGTTGCCCCTTGCGGACTTCACTGTCTGGATCTTGCACAGTCAACATGCCAATGCTTCTATATATATACCCGTGATTGGATGGTCCGTTGTGGGTATTCTCACGTTGCTGATGCTGAGAGGTTCCTGGAATGCGCGTACGCCCATTGTACGAACACATCACATTACGATTAGTAAGCGCGCCGGTGACCTGAAACAGTTGAGAATAGCTGTGGCGTCCGATTTGCATTTGGGGGATATCGTAAGCAATAAGCATATGGAGAAGCTCGTCCGCGCCGTGAACTTGATGAAGCCGGATCTTTTATTATTACCCGGAGATATCATTGATGATGTAGTGGAGCCTTTTATTCGGTTGAACATGCCCGAGGCGCTTAAGCGAATTCAGACGACGTACGGAACATATGCTATTCTGGGCAATCATGAATATTACGGCGGCAGTATGGATCGATATATCGAAGTCATGAGGCAAACGGGAATTCCGGTGCTGCGGGATGAGGTTGTGGAAGTGGAAGGTCTGTTTCAAATCGCCGGTCGTAAGGACAAAACAGCCGAAGCTGCGGATCCCAACGGACGATTACCGGTGGATGTACTGCTAGCCCAGACGAACCCGGAACTGCCCATCATTCTGCTCGATCACCAGCCGTATCACTTGGATAAAGCGGCGGCGGCCGGTGCGGATGTTATGCTCTCGGGGCACACCCACCGTGGACAATTCGCGCCAAATCATTGGGTGACCCGACGGCTGTTCGAACTGGATTGGGGCTATAAGCTGAAAGGTTCCATGCATGCCTTCGTTTCTTCCGGGTTTGGCACATGGGGACCGCCGATCCGTCTGGCGAGCCGCGCTGAGATTCTGGAGATCGTCATTCATCTCGAAAAAAGGTAA
- a CDS encoding LLM class flavin-dependent oxidoreductase: protein MTANKIKLSVLDQSQINEGSTARDTLLETTRLAQEADQLGYTRFWVSEHHASKALAHSSPEVLIAHMAAMTRRIRLGSGGIMLTHYSAYKVAENFRLLEALHPGRIDLGTGRAPGGMPLSTRALQEGKRNEVDLYPRQIKDLHGYLNDALPPEHRFAGLEASPSIPTSPDIWLLGSSMGTARIAAELGASYAYAQFFGVPGSDQAIQDYLTHFKPSAMNAKPHTLAAIMVICADTEEEANRLALSSDLFFLSLEKGRLLDTFPSVQTAADYPYTPYDLEHLNARRHRRVIGTPEQVKARLTEMSELYGTDEFMIVTPVHNFAARVKSYRLVAEVMGLPSE from the coding sequence ATGACTGCGAACAAAATAAAGCTCAGTGTACTGGATCAGTCCCAGATTAATGAAGGAAGCACCGCGCGCGATACCCTGCTGGAAACCACCCGGCTGGCTCAGGAAGCGGATCAGCTAGGCTATACCCGCTTCTGGGTGTCGGAGCATCATGCCTCCAAAGCGCTTGCGCATTCCAGCCCCGAAGTGCTCATAGCGCATATGGCCGCCATGACCCGGCGCATCCGTCTCGGCTCCGGCGGGATTATGCTTACGCATTACAGCGCCTATAAAGTCGCTGAGAATTTCCGACTGCTGGAAGCCTTGCATCCCGGCCGTATTGATCTGGGCACAGGCCGCGCTCCAGGAGGCATGCCCTTGTCCACAAGGGCGTTGCAGGAAGGAAAGCGCAACGAAGTCGATTTATATCCGCGTCAAATCAAGGATTTGCACGGATATCTGAATGACGCGCTGCCACCGGAGCATCGCTTTGCGGGGTTGGAAGCTTCGCCTTCCATCCCCACTTCGCCGGATATCTGGCTCTTGGGTTCGAGCATGGGCACGGCCCGGATCGCCGCTGAACTCGGCGCGTCTTACGCCTATGCCCAATTCTTCGGTGTTCCCGGCAGCGATCAGGCCATCCAGGATTACCTGACGCATTTCAAGCCGTCCGCGATGAATGCGAAACCCCATACGCTCGCAGCCATTATGGTGATTTGCGCGGATACGGAAGAAGAAGCGAACCGGCTGGCACTCAGCTCCGATTTATTCTTCCTCAGCCTGGAGAAAGGCCGGTTGCTCGATACCTTCCCTTCGGTGCAGACGGCCGCGGATTATCCTTATACGCCTTATGATCTGGAGCACTTAAACGCCCGCAGGCACCGCCGTGTCATCGGAACACCGGAGCAAGTGAAAGCCCGCCTTACAGAAATGAGCGAGCTATACGGGACGGATGAGTTTATGATTGTCACCCCCGTGCATAACTTCGCGGCTCGGGTGAAGTCCTATCGGTTAGTTGCTGAAGTGATGGGTCTGCCATCGGAATAA